Proteins found in one Miscanthus floridulus cultivar M001 chromosome 4, ASM1932011v1, whole genome shotgun sequence genomic segment:
- the LOC136549598 gene encoding calcium-dependent protein kinase 18-like isoform X1: MGLCSSSTAARAASDPGAAAAGDAAAAAAAKKGRGIVACGKRTDFGYDKDFEALYSLGKLLGHGQFGYTFAAVDRASSERVAVKRIDKNKMVLPVAVEDVKREVKILKALQGHENVVHFYNAFEDDNYVYIVMELCEGGELLDRILAKKDSRYSEKDAAVVVRQMLKVAAECHLHGLVHRDMKPENFLFKSTKEDSPLKATDFGLSDFIRPGRQFRDIVGSAYYVAPEVLKRKSGPESDVWSIGVITYILLCGRRPFWDKTEDGIFKEVLKNKPDFRRRPWPNITSSAKDFVQKLLVKDPRARLTAAQALSHDWVREGGKASEIPLDISVLHNMRQFVKYSRFKQFALRALASTLNSEELSDLRDQFNAIDVDKNGTISLEELKQALAKDVPWRLKGPRVLEIIEAIDSNTDGLVDFEEFVAATLHVHQLEEHDTEKWKSLSQAAFNKFDVDRDGYITSDELRMHTGMKGSIDPLLEEADIDKDGKISLDEFRRLLKTASMSARNVQTPRGVRVS; the protein is encoded by the exons ATGGGCCTctgctcctcctccaccgccgcccgGGCCGCCTCCGACCCCGGCGCCGCAGCCGCGggtgacgccgccgccgccgcggcggcgaaGAAGGGGCGCGGGATCGTCGCGTGCGGGAAGCGGACCGACTTCGGCTACGACAAGGACTTCGAGGCGCTCTACTCGCTCGGGAAGCTGCTGGGCCACGGCCAGTTCGGCTACACCTTCGCCGCCGTCGATCGCGCCTCCTCCGAGCGCGTCGCCGTCAAGCGCATCGACAAGAACAAG ATGGTCCTTCCTGTCGCTGTTGAAGACGTAAAGCGAGAAGTTAAAATATTGAAGGCATTGCAAGGGCACGAAAATGTTGTACACTTTTACAATGCATTCGAAGATGACAACTATGTTTATATAGTCATGGA ATTATGTGAGGGTGGCGAGCTACTTGATCGGATATTAGCCAA GAAAGATAGCCGTTATAGCGAGAAAGATGCTGCGGTAGTTGTCCGACAGATGCTCAAGGTTGCAGCTGAGTGCCATCTGCATGGTTTGGTTCATCGGGACATGAAACCTGAG AACTTCCTATTCAAATCAACAAAGGAGGACTCACCCCTTAAGGCTACAGATTTTGGTCTTTCAGACTTCATAAGACCAG GGAGGCAGTTCCGTGACATTGTCGGAAGTGCCTACTATGTAGCACCAGAAGTACTCAAACGCAAGTCAGGGCCAGAATCCGATGTTTGGAGTATAGGTGTTATAACCTATATTTTGCTGTGTGGAAGACGGCCTTTTTGGGACAAAACTGAAGATGGGATATTTAAAGAG GTCTTAAAAAACAAGCCAGATTTCCGCCGCAGGCCCTGGCCAAACATTACTTCAAGTGCAAAAGATTTTGTACAAAAATTACTAGTGAAGGATCCCCGTGCAAGACTAACTGCTGCACAGGCATTAT CACATGATTGGGTGAGAGAAGGAGGAAAAGCATCTGAAATACCCTTGGATATATCAGTATTACATAATATGCGACAGTTTGTGAAATACAGTCGTTTCAAGCAATTTGCTTTAAGG GCATTAGCATCTACATTAAACTCAGAAGAGCTGTCCGATCTTCGTGATCAGTTCAATGCCATTGACGTTGACAAAAATGGAACGATTAGTCTGGAGGAACTGAAGCAG GCTCTTGCAAAGGATGTTCCATGGAGATTAAAGGGTCCACGTGTTTTAGAGATCATTGAGGCG ATTGACAGTAATACAGATGGGCTAGTTGATTTTGAAGAGTTTGTTGCTGCAACACTACACGTTCATCAGCTGGAGGAACATGATACTGAAAAGTGGAAGTCACTGTCTCAAGCTGCATTTAATAAATTTGATGTTGACAGAGATGGCTACATCACATCTGATGAACTTAGAATG CATACAGGAATGAAGGGTTCTATTGATCCCCTCCTGGAGGAGGCTGACATTGACAAAGACGGCAAGATAAGCCTAGATGAATTTCGCCGGCTCTTGAAGACTGCAAGCATGAGCGCACGCAATGTACAAACTCCTAGGGGTGTTCGCGTGTCATAG
- the LOC136549598 gene encoding calcium-dependent protein kinase 18-like isoform X2, which produces MGLCSSSTAARAASDPGAAAAGDAAAAAAAKKGRGIVACGKRTDFGYDKDFEALYSLGKLLGHGQFGYTFAAVDRASSERVAVKRIDKNKMVLPVAVEDVKREVKILKALQGHENVVHFYNAFEDDNYVYIVMELCEGGELLDRILAKKDSRYSEKDAAVVVRQMLKVAAECHLHGLVHRDMKPENFLFKSTKEDSPLKATDFGLSDFIRPGRQFRDIVGSAYYVAPEVLKRKSGPESDVWSIGVITYILLCGRRPFWDKTEDGIFKEVLKNKPDFRRRPWPNITSSAKDFVQKLLVKDPRARLTAAQALSHDWVREGGKASEIPLDISVLHNMRQFVKYSRFKQFALRALASTLNSEELSDLRDQFNAIDVDKNGTISLEELKQALAKDVPWRLKGPRVLEIIEAIDSNTDGLVDFEEFVAATLHVHQLEEHDTEKWKSLSQAAFNKFDVDRDGYITSDELRMAGGWLTSCSLSTAYRNEGFY; this is translated from the exons ATGGGCCTctgctcctcctccaccgccgcccgGGCCGCCTCCGACCCCGGCGCCGCAGCCGCGggtgacgccgccgccgccgcggcggcgaaGAAGGGGCGCGGGATCGTCGCGTGCGGGAAGCGGACCGACTTCGGCTACGACAAGGACTTCGAGGCGCTCTACTCGCTCGGGAAGCTGCTGGGCCACGGCCAGTTCGGCTACACCTTCGCCGCCGTCGATCGCGCCTCCTCCGAGCGCGTCGCCGTCAAGCGCATCGACAAGAACAAG ATGGTCCTTCCTGTCGCTGTTGAAGACGTAAAGCGAGAAGTTAAAATATTGAAGGCATTGCAAGGGCACGAAAATGTTGTACACTTTTACAATGCATTCGAAGATGACAACTATGTTTATATAGTCATGGA ATTATGTGAGGGTGGCGAGCTACTTGATCGGATATTAGCCAA GAAAGATAGCCGTTATAGCGAGAAAGATGCTGCGGTAGTTGTCCGACAGATGCTCAAGGTTGCAGCTGAGTGCCATCTGCATGGTTTGGTTCATCGGGACATGAAACCTGAG AACTTCCTATTCAAATCAACAAAGGAGGACTCACCCCTTAAGGCTACAGATTTTGGTCTTTCAGACTTCATAAGACCAG GGAGGCAGTTCCGTGACATTGTCGGAAGTGCCTACTATGTAGCACCAGAAGTACTCAAACGCAAGTCAGGGCCAGAATCCGATGTTTGGAGTATAGGTGTTATAACCTATATTTTGCTGTGTGGAAGACGGCCTTTTTGGGACAAAACTGAAGATGGGATATTTAAAGAG GTCTTAAAAAACAAGCCAGATTTCCGCCGCAGGCCCTGGCCAAACATTACTTCAAGTGCAAAAGATTTTGTACAAAAATTACTAGTGAAGGATCCCCGTGCAAGACTAACTGCTGCACAGGCATTAT CACATGATTGGGTGAGAGAAGGAGGAAAAGCATCTGAAATACCCTTGGATATATCAGTATTACATAATATGCGACAGTTTGTGAAATACAGTCGTTTCAAGCAATTTGCTTTAAGG GCATTAGCATCTACATTAAACTCAGAAGAGCTGTCCGATCTTCGTGATCAGTTCAATGCCATTGACGTTGACAAAAATGGAACGATTAGTCTGGAGGAACTGAAGCAG GCTCTTGCAAAGGATGTTCCATGGAGATTAAAGGGTCCACGTGTTTTAGAGATCATTGAGGCG ATTGACAGTAATACAGATGGGCTAGTTGATTTTGAAGAGTTTGTTGCTGCAACACTACACGTTCATCAGCTGGAGGAACATGATACTGAAAAGTGGAAGTCACTGTCTCAAGCTGCATTTAATAAATTTGATGTTGACAGAGATGGCTACATCACATCTGATGAACTTAGAATG GCTGGTGGCTGGCTGACCTCTTGCTCCTTGTCTACAGCATACAGGAATGAAGGGTTCTATTGA